The stretch of DNA CCCGACCCATCGATACCACGGCATCGTCGCCGCCGCTTCGATGGCGAGGCGCCGGCGAATCGCGGGCGGGAGGACCGAATCGCGATAGGCCGCGTCCTGCTTCTGGAACACTTCCATGCTCGGCATGCTGACGACGCGCACCGCATGGCCGCGCTTTTCGAGTTCGTCTTTCGCGCCGAGCGCGAGATGCACTTCCGAGCCGCTGGCGATCAGGATTAGCTCCGCGGTGCGGCCCCGGGTCTCGCTGAGCACATAGGCGCCGCGCATCAATTCGCGCGCCGGCGCCATCGCGGTGCGGTCGAGCGTCGGCAGCTTCTGCCGGGTGAGCGCCAGCAGCACCGGACCACCCCGATGCGTCATCGCGGCGCGCCAGGCCTCGGCCGCCTCGTTGGCGTCGCACGGGCGAATCACGGTGAAATTCGGAATCGCGCGCAATCCCGCGAGCTGCTCGACCGCCTGATGCGTAGGGCCGTCTTCGCCGAGCCCGATCGAATCGTGAGTGAAGACGTAAATCACGTGGACACCCATCAGCGCCGCCAGCCTGAGCGAGGGCCGGCAATAGTCGGTGAAGATGAGAAAGCTCGAACCGTAGGGGATGAAGCAGCCGTGCAGCGCGATCCCATTCAGGATCGCGGCCATCCCATGCTCGCGTATGCCGAAGTGCAGGTTGCGGCCGGTATGGTCGTGGCGCTCGAAGTCGCCGCCGTCGACGACGTCGACGAAGGTCGATTCGTTGAGGTCGGCCGCGCCGCCGAACAGGTTCCAGACCTTCTTCGCGATCGCCTGCTCGGCACGCGAGCCCGACTCGCGCGTGGCCAGTGTGTCCTTCGGCGTGAACTGCGGTAGCTCGGCGTCCCATCCCTTGGGCAGCTCGCCGGCGAGCATCGACTTGAATTCCGCGGCTTCGCTCGCATGCGCCCTGGCGTAGCGATCGAAGCGGGCGTTCCAGTCCGCCTCGAGTTCGCGGCCGCGCGCGCCGCAATCGCGAAAATGCTTTAGCGCTTCGTCGGGAACGTAGAATGGCGGCTCCTCGGGCCATCCGTAGAAGCGTTTGGTGAGCTTGACCTCCTCCGCGCCTAGCGCCTGCCCGTGCGCCTTCGAGGTGTCCTGCCGATTGGGGCTCCCGTAGCCGATATGCGAGCGCACGCGGATGAGCGACGGGCGGTTCTCCTCGGCGATCGCGTTTTCGATCGCGCGCCCAACCGCCGCCAGGTCGTTGGCGTCGTCCACCCCCTGCGTGTGCCATCCATAGGCGTTGAAGCGCTCGGTCACGTTTTCGTCGAAAGACAGGTCTGTGCCGCCGTCGATCGTGATGTGGTTGTCGTCGTAGATGAGGAGCAGGTTGCCGAGGCCCAGATGTCCGGCGATCGACGCCGCTTCGCTTGCCACGCCTTCCATCAGGTCGCCGTCGCCGCAGAAGCCGAAGATACGATGGTCGAACAGTCCGGAGTGGTCGCGTTCGAAGCGCGCGCGCAGATGCGCGGCCGCGATCGCCATTCCTACGGCATTGCCAACGCCCTGGCCGAGCGGCCCGGTCGTGGTTTCGACGCCCGGCGTGAGGCCGTACTCGGGATGGCCGGGCGTAATGCTCTCGAGCTGGCGAAACCGTTTGATCTGCTCGAGCGGCAGGTCATGGCCGGTCAGATGGAGCATCGCGTAGAGCAGCATCGATCCGTGCCCGTTGGAGAGCACGAAGCGGTCGCGTCCGAACCATTTCGGGTTGGCCGGGTTGTAGCGCATGAAGCGCGTCCACAGGAGATAGGCGATCGGCGCCATCCCCATCGGCATTCCGGGATGGCCCGAGTTGGCCTTTTGCACCGCATCGATCGCGAGCACCCGGATCGAG from Candidatus Binataceae bacterium encodes:
- the tkt gene encoding transketolase; the protein is MVRATQIKSPEGNLDQLCINSIRVLAIDAVQKANSGHPGMPMGMAPIAYLLWTRFMRYNPANPKWFGRDRFVLSNGHGSMLLYAMLHLTGHDLPLEQIKRFRQLESITPGHPEYGLTPGVETTTGPLGQGVGNAVGMAIAAAHLRARFERDHSGLFDHRIFGFCGDGDLMEGVASEAASIAGHLGLGNLLLIYDDNHITIDGGTDLSFDENVTERFNAYGWHTQGVDDANDLAAVGRAIENAIAEENRPSLIRVRSHIGYGSPNRQDTSKAHGQALGAEEVKLTKRFYGWPEEPPFYVPDEALKHFRDCGARGRELEADWNARFDRYARAHASEAAEFKSMLAGELPKGWDAELPQFTPKDTLATRESGSRAEQAIAKKVWNLFGGAADLNESTFVDVVDGGDFERHDHTGRNLHFGIREHGMAAILNGIALHGCFIPYGSSFLIFTDYCRPSLRLAALMGVHVIYVFTHDSIGLGEDGPTHQAVEQLAGLRAIPNFTVIRPCDANEAAEAWRAAMTHRGGPVLLALTRQKLPTLDRTAMAPARELMRGAYVLSETRGRTAELILIASGSEVHLALGAKDELEKRGHAVRVVSMPSMEVFQKQDAAYRDSVLPPAIRRRLAIEAAATMPWYRWVGLEGDVLGMTSFGASAPYQDVFKHFGFTVENAVERALRLLAR